The genomic window TGCGGACGATTTCGCGCGAAATTATTGCTACTTCGTTCCGGGGCGAATAGACAGATCAAAAAGACCGGGCGAGGTATACGGCGGTTATCCCGGGAATCCCGTCGCTGAGGACAAAGAAGAGATGTTCCCGGATCGAGACGTATATCCGGAATTTTCAGAAAACGACAATGTCTATTCGGGCGAGCAAATGTATGAATCCAAATACGATAAATATGACATATATTTCTGTTTACTCGGCGGGAAGCTCGAGTATCAGGGCGAAACGTATTATTCGCTCGTTCTCGATTACGACTTTTATAAAATCGAAGACGAATCAAAAAGAAGGACTTACGAAAACCATGATTTCGTCCGGCAAGGTGGCATGGTTGTTGAGAGTCAGTCCGGCGGGAAACACCAGTATTTCTTAACAAAAGATCCCGACATTCTCGAGGGATTGAAGGCCGCGGAGCATGTTGACTTGAAAGGGTTTGTCGCGGGCGGATTTACCCTCTGGTGGGGGAATACGGATGATTATAACCTCATATCAGATAACTTTCCATTAGTTGTTGATCGCGAGGATCTACTGCGGACTCCCTTTGTTGAGGAGAAACCGGATCGGAAAAATAGGGGCGCCGATGTGCCGGAAATATCGCGAAAAAAGACCATCGAGATGAAGGAAACGTCGGATATCAAGGAATTATTCGCGGCAATTAATAATGTCAAACTCTCCGATGTTAATCTCGATTTACCCGAACATCCGGATTACGGCGCCCCGGTGTATGATCCGTCCTTTTATCGAACGACCGGCGGTAGTGATTCATTCGAGTGGGACCCCGGAATCAATGCCTTTTGGGACCGAAAGGGACAGACCACTACCTATCGGGTTTTTGATATTTTCAGAGTCGTCGCGGATTACGTCGATCACCCGGATGAATCCATCTATGGCAGTCAATTCTTTGAAGCCGTCGAGGAATTCCGTAAATCCGGGGCACCTATCCCGGAATATACCGACGAATTTGGGGTTGAAAAGTGTGAGCCGCCGGGATTTGAAAAACGGAAATGGACGGGCGGCGATGAGATCCGAGAGGAGGAGATTCCAAATTTCGTGAAGAACGCGGGTGAAAAAACGCGGTTACTCTCCTATGACCCCGGGATCGGCAAGACCTATACAACGACGAAAACAGCCCTCGAGAACGAGATCCCGTTTGTCATTTACTTTGAAAATCATACCAAGGCGAAAGAGCATTATGATTTAATGCGGGACAAATTCGGGGTTGAGCCGCTCTATCTCCGGGGAATTACACAGCCCGGTATGTGCGAATTAGTAAGCGAGCATGAAGATGAATTTAGGGAGCTGAGTCAGCATTTTAAACACGGTAAATCTCATTTAATTCTCGAGGATCGACATGGCGATTGCAACTGTCAATGGAAGCGTCAGTTCGACAAGATTGATGTTGCAGATTATATAATCGCGCCGAACGCTTACCTCGGGTATGAGGACCTGACCGGGCGGCTCCAGATTATTGATGAATCCGGAATTATTGGTATTGAAAAGGAACGGTATGGGAAGAATGATCTCAGAGATTACCGAGATTTCATTCAAGATGAAATGGAGTATCCCTCGATTGTCCAGCATATCAATGACCTGATAGACTTAATCCGCGGAGAGACAGTTACTCCGGAGTGGAAATTAGGAAAGTGGGACACATACCGCGCGAAACTTGACATATCAACCCGGGTTAAGGAACTTGCTCGAGAGGGGGACTATCACGATGATTTGACTAATGCGATATTATCGCACGCCGGATTCGAAGGTGGGAAAGTCGCTGGCGATGAGATTATCCTAAACGGAGGCTGTCAAGAATTTGAACACTATCAGCGAGTAATTAAACCGACCGAGGAAGAAGAGGGGATCAAAGTTGTAAAACAGCCCACATACCTTCATTCCGCCGAAATCCGGCAGAAAGAAGGCAACTTCCCCGGCGGATTATTCCACAAGCGGATTCCGACGTACAAATACCTGAATCCGATCATTCTCGACGCTACTCCGAATATCAATTTGATTGAACGTCAATTCGGAGAATTCGACCAGATCGGGGATGATACTTTCGAGTGCGAAAACCTCACAGTTATTCAAATAACAGATGGAATGTATCATCCCGGCACCATATCGCAAAGTGATGGATTACAAGAGCGTATTCAGGTATTACTCGATGCCGCGCCGCCAAACATGCTGCACGTAGCCTCGAAGGATCATCTCTCGACCTTCGATTTTCCCGGCGAATCGGTACATTATCATGGACTTCGAGGTCTAAATAAGAAGGAAAAAGATGGGGTAATTTTAGTCGGCGCCCCGCACCCGAGAATCGATGATTTACGTCAACAAGCCGAGATGTTCACCGATCAGGATTTCGCGGAATACTCGGAAAGAGAAAGCAATCCAAGGTACGAAAAATATAATTTCACGGATTCTGATGGCATCGGCCGAAAAGCCCCGACTAAGCAATTCGACGGACTATTCGGATTTTGGGAAAATCTCACTACCGACGAAATGAAACAAGCAATTCACAGAATTCGGCCGATTACGTCCGAAAAAGAACAAATAGCGGTTATTATTTCCAATGTTCCCTTACCGGTCGAAGTGGATCACTTGGTTACGTGGGACGACATTCTCGATAAAAACAGTGACGAGGCTATCGAATTGTTCGACCATTTCCGCGGTGAAACGGTTACCTCGAGTGAATTGCTGAATAAACCCGGTCTCGCCGACGATACTATCCGATATCATCGCCGACAGCTTGAATCTGCGGGTTATGTGGAAAATTTAGGGAAGAAAAGTTTCGAAAAACCTGAACGGGAATATGAATTCAAAGATATTGATATATCGCCAATCAATGTTAACCTGCCATTGGAATAGCTAATGGTAATTCACCGGTCTGACGGCTCATAAGCTCAATTTCTCCGATTTCGGCATGAGCCACAACTAAGTATAATAGTGGTGATCGATTCCGAAATCGATAGAGAATGCCTCTATTGCCGGAATTTCCATTGGTAACTAATTGACTATCAGCTTTTTGATATTCTGACATCAGCCATTGCTCCCGGTTTTGGTTTTCGGCCAAATAATTTGGTGATTCACAAAGACTGGTCGAAAACTTGAAAAGCCACGAAACCGTACTATTAATTGCTGCTCGTCGTCAGGCTCAATCCGGCCACTTGGCTAAAGCGGGCGTCAATGCCCGTTTTTCCGACAACGGCCTTTTAATTGACACGTTCGTTCTCGAGAAATCCGGCGGAGTGACATCTATCGGGCTCGAGGGTAGGGGTTTCACTGGTAAGATTGTCTTACAAATCCGAGGACTAACGACTGTTCAAAATCATACTTTGAGCCATGCACGTTGCCATTATTGGCGCGTATGGATCGGCCGGAGTTGCAGTCGCGGATGAATTACTCGATCTGGAACCAGATGTTGAATTGACACTAATTGATAATGGCGATCCGGGCGGCGGGCTGTGTATCTTACGTGGGTGTATGCCAAGCAAGGATGTATTATCAGCGGGTCAACATCTGTATCAATTCCGTCATGATGACCGACTTTCTGTTTCCTGTAATAATGCGCTCGAGGACTATTCAGATTGGGTGATTGACCAAATTCCTGATGAGGTGTATGACGATTTCGACAGTATGCCGAGCAAAGATGTCCTTTCGGCCGGACAGCATCACTACCAGGCGCGCCACGACGACCGACTCGAGGGCGTCCCCGACGTCGATCTCGAGGCGGTCGTCGCCCGAAAGGACGAGCACGTCTCGGGATTCGCCGAACATCGCCGCGGTCACGTTCACGAGCTGGCCGAACGGGAGGGCGTCGAGTTCCTCCGCGAGACGGCGCGGTTCGTCGACGATCGCGTCCTCGCGGTCGGCGACCGCCGACTCGAACCGGATTACGTCGTGATCGCGACCGGGTCCGTACCGAACATCCCAGAGCTGCCGGGCATCGACGACGTGCCGGTTCGGACGAGCGCGGACGTCCTCGACGCGGCCGCGTTCCCCGACTCGGGTCTCATTCTGGGCAACGGCTACATCAGCCTCGAGCTCGGTCCCTATCTCAGCGAGGTCGGCGACGTCGATCTCACCGTCGTCGAGCACGACGAACGGCCGCTCGACGCGTTTCCGGACGCCTACGGCGACACCCTCCTCGAGATCTACCGCGACCAGTTCGGGATCGAGGTGTTGACGACGACGGACGAGAAGCGCCTCGAACCGACCGACGACGGCGGCGTTCGCCTGTTCGTCGAGCGAGACGGCGAGGGCGAGGAGCGCGCGATCGAAGCGGACGAACTCTACTGCTTCACCGGTCGCAGTCCGAACCTCGAGGGACTGGGCCTCGAGCACACGCGGCTCGAACCGGGTTCGGGCTGGGTGGGGTCGACGATGCAGGCGACCGACGACGAGCGCGTCTTCGTCGTCGGCGACGCGAACGGCCGCGAGCCGATCCTCCACGTCGCCAAGGAACAGGGCTTCGCGGCCGCAGCGAACGTCGTCCACCACGCGCGCGGCGACGACCTCGAGCCCTACGCGAACGTCCCCCACCACGTGATCTTCTCGGGACTGGGCGTCTACCCCGTCGCCAGGGTGGGGCACACGCCCGCGACGGCCGCCGAGTCGGGGATGGACGCCTTCGTCGTCACCCGCGAGGTCTCGTCCGACGGCGTCTTCAAGACCAAGGACCACCCGGAGGGGCGGGCGACGCTGGTCGTCGACGCCAACAGCGGGGCCGTCCTCGGCTATCAGGGCGTCCACCTCCACGCCGACGTGATGGCGAAGACGATGCAGGTCGTCGTCGAGATGGGACTGGACGTCCGCGAGGTCCCCAATCGGGCCTACCACCCCACGACGCCCGAAATCCTCGACGGCCTCTTCCGCGACGCCTGCGCCGAACTCGAGGAGCGTCAACAGTGCGTCGGTCCCGATTCGCGGGATTCGGCGCTGTAGACGCGTGCTATCATCGCGGCGAAATCCGCGGAAGCAGACTGCTTCTCGGCGGAACCGCTTTCCCGTGGCCGATTCTCGAACGATGTAGTTCCGGGCGTACACCCAAGGCGGATGCGATCGAACGACTATGCATGGGTGAGAACACCACTCATGACGGAGCCGACGAGCGGGAACCGGAGCCGATCGAGGAGGACCCGACGGACGCGATCGATCTCGAGCTCACCGAGCGCGTCCGCGTGGGCGTCACCCGCGGCGAGACCGACCTCGAGATCGGGCCGCCGCGGGACTACCCGGATCGGGCCGACGTCTCCGTCCGTCCGGAGTCGGACGACGGGGACCGGATCGTCGTGAGCATCGACGCGATGGCGGGCGATCACGGTACGGGTCACGCGGACGTCGAACTGACGCCGGCGGAAGCCCGGCGGCTCCGGGATCGGCTCGACGAGACGATCCGCTGGATGCCCGACGACGATCGCAAACCGGATCAGTAACGCTATCGCCGCTCTCAACTGGAACCCGGCGGATCGATCGTCATCGCCGTCGCGACGGCCTCGAGAGCGACACGCGAGATATTACAGTGGTAACAGACTATAGGTTATCAGATACAATAATCGATAATCAGCGGCTTCCTATTACCGAACTACGTCCTGTGTCCCATATATTGAACAAATACATTCATTATGAATGGGTATCCATCTCATGCCGTGATAATACGTGGCTGCTGACGATTTCAAGTTAATCAACGAAACGGTGGGGGTCGGGGCGGCAATCGCATTACTGATCGGGACTGCGCTGGGGATGAGCATTTTCCTCGTCCCGACGCAGATGGCCGCCGAGGCCGGTCCGAGCGTCGTGATCGCCGTTCTGGTCGCGATCGTTCCGATGGCGCTCGGCGTCCTGCAACTGTTACAGCTCGGCGGGGCGATCCCCGTCGCCGGCGGCGCCTACGTCTACGGCTCGCGGCTCGTCGGCCCGTACTGGGGCTTTCTCAACATCATGCTGCCGATCGTGGCCGTCTGGGCGTACCTGCTCTTCGCCGCGCTCGGATTCGCCCAGTACCTGCCGTACCTCCTCGAGTTACTGGGAGTCGGTATTCAGATCCCGGCGGTCGCCGCGACGATGGCGATCCTCGCGTTCTTCCTGCTGGTCAACTACGTCGGCATCCAGATGGCCGCGCGGGCCCAGATCGCGCTCGTCGCCGTCCTGATCGCCGGCATGCTGACGTTCATCCTCGGCGGACTGGCCTCGTTCGATATCGGGAACTTCGAACCGCTGTTTCCCGACGGTCCGGGCCAGCCCTTCGAGGAGGGACTGGGGCCGTTCTTCCTCGCGATCGTGTTACTGTACATCCCCTTCCAGGGGTTCGCCATGATCATCGAGATCGGCGAGGAACTCGAGAACCCGACGACGAACATTCCGCGGGTCCTCGCCGTCGGGATGTCGTTCGTCGCGGTGCTGTCGATCGCGATCGTCGTCGCGCTGATCGGCGGCGCCTCGTGGGAGTCCGCCGTCGGGCCGGACGGTGAACCCGTCGACGGCGCGCTCGCGGCCGTCGCCGACTCGTTCGGCACCGTCCCCACGGCCGGACTGGTGCTCATCGCCGTCGCGGCGCTGGTCGCCGCGGCGACGACCGTGAACACGCTGTACACGTCCTACTCGCGGACGGTCATGCGCGCCTCGCGGGACAACCTGCTGCCCGGCTTCTTCGCGGGGATCCACGACCGGTTCGACACGCCCCACCGAGCGGTCGTCTTCATGGGCGTTCCGCCGCTGGCCGTCGCCCCCTTCGTGAGCTCCCTCGACGAGCTCACCGGCCCCGCGTTCCTCGACTGGCTCGTCGTGGTCGTCGTCACCGGGACCTTTCTCTCCTTTATGATCAGCGCGGTCGCCCTCTGGAACCTCCCGACGAAGTTCCCGCAGCGCTACGCGGACTCGGTCTACAAACTCCCGCTGCCCGTCCTGAAGCTGGTCGCGATCGGCAATATCGTCGTCTCGTTCGCGTTCATGCTGCTCGTCGCGGCGAGCGCGCCGACGGCGCTGGCGTTCGTGGCGGCCTTCTCGCTCGTCTCCTCGATCGGCTACGTCTATCGCGTCCGCTCGTCGACGACCGCGGGTACCGACCTGCGGACGGAGATGTCGGTGTTACACCGCCACGAGGGCGGCGACGACGACCCCGTCGACCGGAGCGACTGACGACCCGCGGACACCCGCCGTCGCGTGCCCCTTCCGCTGGCGGCTTCGGACTCGAGCGGCGATGCGTGGCCCGACGCGGACGACGACCCGTAACCCGACGCGGGCGACGACCGATTCACTCGAGTCTCGCTCCGAAACCAGTACCGTACACGTCCCCCTCCGGAACCAGTGTGGCGGGTCGGAGACGCCGCGACTGAACGCCGACCGGCGGCGAAAAGAACTATTCGGGGCTCGGCGTCTCCTCGCGCGAGAGGTACGCCGCCAGATCGGTCGTCGTTACCATGCCGATCACGCCTACCTCGTCGTCGACGACGGGGAGGTGGTGGAAGCCGTGCTCGACCATGGCGTCCGCGGCGTCGCGGATGCTGTCCTGAGCGGTGGCCGTGATGATGTCCTCGGTCATGTACTGCGAGACCGGCGTCTGGTCTTTCGGTTTCCGTTCGGCGACGATGCGAACGAAGTCCGTCGTCGTCAGGATCCCCTTGAGCCGGTTGTCGTCGTCGGTGACGACGACCGAGCCGATCTCGTTCTCGAGCATCAGTTGCGCGGTCTCCTCGACGAGCGTGTCCGGCGTCACGGTGTGAAGCGACGCGGACATGACCCGTCCGACGAAAATATCCTCCATACACATCTGTATTCTTTATACACCATAAGAATTGTCGAATTCGAGTCGTCCGGCGGACGGCCGACGCGGCGGACGAGGAGCGCGAGACCGTCCATCGATCAGCGAATCGACACGCGATGCCGCGAAGACCACGTTCAGTCCGTGGCGCAGGTTTAAGTACGAACTCGGCTATACTGGGTGACAGACCGATCGATGGCGCCGCCACCGGACTCCCTCGAGGGCACCTGTCAACTCCGCGCCGAACCGGCCCCCAGCGACGAGCTTTTCGACTGGATCGCCGGCGAGTACGCCGCCCTCGCGGCCGAGTACGGGCCGCGGAACGTCCTGGTGTTGAAACGCCATCCCGCGGGCCTCGAGCGGCTCACCGACGCGCTGGCCGCCGTCGGGGCGACGGACGGGACTCCCCAGTCTCCCCGCGTCGAGTCGCTGCCCGAACACGCGTCGAAGGTCCTCGAGGCGCTGGACCCGTCGCTCGACCGGCTCGAGTACGAGGAGCGTATCGAGCTCATCTCGCTGGTGATCGACGGCGCCAGCCGCGAGGTGCCGGCCTACCTCGAGCGCGCCGCCGCCCACGAGAGCTTCGCTCGCGACGTCGGGCAACTGCTGCTCGAGGCGACGCGCCAGCAACTGCGCCTCGCGGACGTCGAGAGCGAAGATCCCCACGACTGTCTGGCCTTTCTGTACGCGATGAACGACCGGTTCCACGCCGAACTCGAGGAGCGCGGCTACGTCGAACGGGCGGACGTGATCCCCCGGACCGTCGACGCCCTCGAGGCGAACGCGGACGACCTGCGGACGCGGGTCGGCGAGTCGATCGACGCCGTCCTCGCCGTCGAGTTCGAGGAGTACCGCTGCCTCGACCGGCGCTACCTCGCGGCGCTGACCGCCGACTCCGACCTCGTCTGTCTCGGCGAGCGCCACGCCAGCGTCGAACGCACCCGCGTCGAATCCGGCCCGATCGAGGACCACGTCGGCGACGGGCTGGAGATCGAGGTCCTCGAGTCGGGCGAGAACCGAAGCGAACCCGCGACGGCGCCACATCGCTCCGTGACGCGATTGCTGGCGACCGGCGAGGCGCCGCGGACGAGCGACGAAGCGTCGAAGGCGACCGGCGAATCGGCCGCCGACTACGCGCGCCGGATCCGCACGCGGACCGCTCGCGAACAGGCCCGGTCCGTCGCCACCGAGATTCAGGCGCTCCGGGATCGGAACGGCTGGAGCTACGACGACTTCGCCGTCGCCGTTCCCCGGATCGAGCGCGTTCCCGAGACCAGAACGCAGCTCCGCGAAGCCGGGATCCCGACGGCGACGATCGGAACGCCGTCGCTCGCCGAGGACCCGGCCGTCAACGAGCTCTACGCGTTCGTGACGCTGCAGTGTGAGCGCGAGCGCGACGGCGACCGGATCGACGCCGAACTCGCCGACGACCGCGCGCTCCGCGATCGCGACCCGGACGATCCGGAGACGGTCGCCGTAGAGCGGCTTCGAGCCCGCGTCGACGACTTCTCGCCGACTCTGCTGGCCGACTGCGCCGGCGCGAGCGTCTCGGGGTCGCTCGAGCGGTGGATCCGCCGAACGGATCTGAAGGGGCGGATCGCCCGCGAGGAGGACTGGATCGACGCCCGCGAGGGGTACGCGGGAGTTCGTCGCGTCCTCGAGATCGCCCGGTTCGTCGAGGAGACCGACCTCGTCGGCCCGGACTGGCAGGGGCTGCGGCGGATGCTCCGACGGACGATCCAGTACGACGCGCCCTACGTCCACGCGGTCGAGACGCAGCCGCCGACGGGCGGCGTGACGGTCTGTGCCGTCGACGACCTGAAGTACGACTCGCGGGAGGCCGTCTTCCTGCTGGACCTGATCGACGACACCTACCCCGGCGAGCAGTTCCTCACGCAACTGTTTCCGACGGCGTGGCTCCGCGGGATGGACAGCTATCCGGCCGTCACCGATCCCAGCGTCGAGGACGTGACGGCGACGTTCGCCACCGTCGACGCCGCCGACGTCGGCGATCCGTTCGAGACCTACCACGCCCAGCGCTCCCGGCGGCGCCTCGCGCTCGGCTCCCGCGCCGCGCGGAGCCGCCTCTACTGCTGTTCGTACGAACGCGGTGCCGGCGGCCTGCGCCGGACCTACGACGAGTCGCGCTACCTGCAGGAACTCGAGACGGCGCCGGGGCTCGAACTCCGGGCCGTCGACGACGAGACGGGCGCGGCGATCCACGGCGAGTCCAACGCCCTCGAGGCGGTGCTCGCCCAGCCCCGCGGTGAACTCGAACGCATCCTCCGGGAGGCCAGTACGGGCGGCGAGGCGGATCTCGGTGCGACCGAGGAACTGTTCGAGGAGATCGCGGTCGTGCTCGCCGAGGGCGAGGTCGACGACGAATTCGCCGAGGCGGTCCGCTCGCAGTTCGAGTTCGCCGCCGGCGAGGTGATTCGCGATGACTGACCGCGTCGACGCGGAGCCGGGCGACGTTCCCGACGCGCTCTCGACCGACGGCATCGAGACCTTCCTCCACTGTCCCCGCCGGTACGAGTTCGCCCACGCGTACGACCTCGAGGGCGACGGCGACGAGTCGTCGATCGACGACCGCGTCGACCTCCTGCGGACCGCGATCTGCGACGCGCTGCGACGCGGCGAGACCGACCGCGACGGCCTCCTCGAGGCCGCTCGAAATCGACTCGAGGCGCTCTGGGGCGACCACGACGAGCGGTTCCACTCGCTGGCCCAGCGCCGACACGAGCGACGGGTCCTCGAGGCGACCCTCGAGGCCTACGCCGAGGCGGTCGGCGCCGAGCACGCCGCCGGCATCGAGGCGCTCGCGGCCGACGCGGCTGGCGGCGAGCTGATCGGTCCGGACCTGCCGCTCTCGAGTACGGTGTCCCTTCCCGAGCGAGGTACGCGGAATGCAGACGGCGATGGGGCCGCCGATACGGGGACGGTCCCCGACAGCGTCTCGATCGACGCGACTGTCGACTACGTCTACGCGGACGGCTCGTCGATCGTCGGCGTCCGATTCGTCCCGACGTTGGCGCCCCTGGGGCTCCTGCGCTACCGATCCGAGTGGGAGGGCGACGTCGCCGGCCAGTTCACGGACCACTTCGATTCCGACGTGGACACCTTCGAACCGGCGTTCGTCGGTGCGCTCTTCGAAACTGCGACAGTCCTCGACGGCCTCCGGAACCGCTGTGACCGGCTCGGCCTCGAGGACCGGACCTGCCGGTACGTGCAGATCCCGCTGGCGGACCGCTCGCGCACCGCGGTCAACTGGGTCCGCGAGACCGTCGAGACGAGCCTCGAGACGGTCGATCTGACCGACGTCTACATCGATC from Haloterrigena sp. KLK7 includes these protein-coding regions:
- a CDS encoding NAD(P)/FAD-dependent oxidoreductase, whose translation is MHVAIIGAYGSAGVAVADELLDLEPDVELTLIDNGDPGGGLCILRGCMPSKDVLSAGQHLYQFRHDDRLSVSCNNALEDYSDWVIDQIPDEVYDDFDSMPSKDVLSAGQHHYQARHDDRLEGVPDVDLEAVVARKDEHVSGFAEHRRGHVHELAEREGVEFLRETARFVDDRVLAVGDRRLEPDYVVIATGSVPNIPELPGIDDVPVRTSADVLDAAAFPDSGLILGNGYISLELGPYLSEVGDVDLTVVEHDERPLDAFPDAYGDTLLEIYRDQFGIEVLTTTDEKRLEPTDDGGVRLFVERDGEGEERAIEADELYCFTGRSPNLEGLGLEHTRLEPGSGWVGSTMQATDDERVFVVGDANGREPILHVAKEQGFAAAANVVHHARGDDLEPYANVPHHVIFSGLGVYPVARVGHTPATAAESGMDAFVVTREVSSDGVFKTKDHPEGRATLVVDANSGAVLGYQGVHLHADVMAKTMQVVVEMGLDVREVPNRAYHPTTPEILDGLFRDACAELEERQQCVGPDSRDSAL
- a CDS encoding APC family permease, whose protein sequence is MGVGAAIALLIGTALGMSIFLVPTQMAAEAGPSVVIAVLVAIVPMALGVLQLLQLGGAIPVAGGAYVYGSRLVGPYWGFLNIMLPIVAVWAYLLFAALGFAQYLPYLLELLGVGIQIPAVAATMAILAFFLLVNYVGIQMAARAQIALVAVLIAGMLTFILGGLASFDIGNFEPLFPDGPGQPFEEGLGPFFLAIVLLYIPFQGFAMIIEIGEELENPTTNIPRVLAVGMSFVAVLSIAIVVALIGGASWESAVGPDGEPVDGALAAVADSFGTVPTAGLVLIAVAALVAAATTVNTLYTSYSRTVMRASRDNLLPGFFAGIHDRFDTPHRAVVFMGVPPLAVAPFVSSLDELTGPAFLDWLVVVVVTGTFLSFMISAVALWNLPTKFPQRYADSVYKLPLPVLKLVAIGNIVVSFAFMLLVAASAPTALAFVAAFSLVSSIGYVYRVRSSTTAGTDLRTEMSVLHRHEGGDDDPVDRSD
- a CDS encoding CBS domain-containing protein; amino-acid sequence: MEDIFVGRVMSASLHTVTPDTLVEETAQLMLENEIGSVVVTDDDNRLKGILTTTDFVRIVAERKPKDQTPVSQYMTEDIITATAQDSIRDAADAMVEHGFHHLPVVDDEVGVIGMVTTTDLAAYLSREETPSPE